The following proteins are co-located in the Salvelinus fontinalis isolate EN_2023a chromosome 41, ASM2944872v1, whole genome shotgun sequence genome:
- the LOC129840727 gene encoding calsequestrin-2-like: MQLLWLSLLPCLYLASLCSAEQGLEFPSFDGKDRVLHINERNYKKALKRFDMLCLLYHEPQPAHKGRQKQLQMTELVLELTAQVLEDKDIGFGMVDSQKDAKVAKKLGLEEEGSLYIFKDDRVIEFDGELSADTLVEFLLDVLEDPVELISNPMELRAFERMEEDIRLIGYFKGEDSYYKAFQEASERFQPYIKFFATFDKATAKHLSLKMNEVNFYEPFMEEPAILPGRQLSEMEIVEFVHQHKRATLRKLRAEDMFETWEDNLDGIHIVAFAEEEDPDGYEFLEILKDVARDNTNNPELSIVWIDPDDFPLLTTYWEKTFKVNLFKPQIGVVNVTDADSVWLDMSNDEDLPTAEELEDWIEDVLSGKVNTEDDDDVKDDYDGVDREDRHQSDDHDDHGDDYDDHDDSD; this comes from the exons ATGCAGCTCCTCTGGCTGTCCCTATTGCCCTGTCTGTACCTGGCCTCCCTGTGCTCTGCAGAGCAGGGACTGGAGTTCCCCAGCTTTGACGGAAAGGACCGCGTTCTGCACATCAACGAACGCAACTACAAGAAGGCTCTGAAGAGGTTTGACATGCTATGCCTACTCTACCATGAACCGCAGCCGGCTCACAAAGGCAGGCAGAAGCAGCTTCAGATGACTGAGCTTGTGCTGGAG CTGACTGCACAGGTCCTGGAGGACAAGGACATTGGCTTTGGGATGGTTGACTCTCAGAAGGATGCCAAAGTTGCCAAGAAACTGG GTTTGGAGGAGGAGGGCAGTCTGTACATCTTCAAGGACGACCGTGTGATCGAGTTTGACGGGGAACTCTCAGCAGACACCCTAGTGGAATTCCTGCTGGAT GTGTTGGAGGACCCAGTGGAGCTCATCAGTAATCCTATGGAACTGAGGGCCTTTGAGAGGATGGAGGAAGACATACGCCTCATTGGTTACTTCAAGGGAGAGGACTCAT ACTACAAGGCGTTCCAGGAGGCCTCCGAGCGGTTTCAGCCCTATATCAAGTTCTTCGCCACGTTCGACAAAGCT ACGGCGAAGCACCTTTCTCTGAAGATGAACGAGGTGAACTTCTATGAGCCCTTCATGGAGGAACCAGCCATCCTCCCTGGCAGGCAACTCTCAGAGATGGAGATAGTGGAGTTTGTCCACCAACACAAAAG GGCGACTCTGAGAAAGTTGCGTGCAGAGGACATGTTTGAGACATGG GAGGATAACCTGGATGGGATCCACATTGTAGCCTTTGCTGAGGAGGAAGACCCCG ATGGTTATGAGTTCCTGGAGATCCTGAAAGACGTGGCCAGAGACAACACCAACAACCCTGAGCTCAGTATAGTGTGGATTGACCCTGATGACTTCCCACTG CTGACCACATACTGGGAGAAGACCTTCAAGGTGAACCTGTTTAAGCCTCAAATTGGAGTTGTGAACGTGACAGAC GCGGACAGTGTCTGGCTGGACATGTCCAACGATGAAGACCTGCCCACAGCTGAGGAACTGGAGGACTGGATCGAAGACGTGCTCTCTGGGAAGGTCAACACTGAGGATGACGATGATGTGAAGGACGATTATGACGGGGTTGACAGGGAGGATAGGCACCAGAGTGACGATCACGATGATCATGGTGATGACTATGATGACCATGATGACAGTGACTAA
- the LOC129840585 gene encoding protein O-glucosyltransferase 1-like translates to MYLFNFRGVAASFRLKHLFLCGSLVFHVGEEWLEFFYPQMLPWVHYIPVKQDLSDLRELLQFVKENDDLAQEIAVRGQWFILDHLRMEDVFCYWERLLTEFGGLLKYKLQRRTNYNQIIHKHRRTEL, encoded by the exons atGTACCTGTTCAACTTCCGGGGCGTGGCGGCCAGCTTCCGCCTCAAGCACCTGTTCCTGTGTGGCTCTCTGGTCTTCCATGTAGGTGAGGAGTGGCTGGAGTTCTTCTATCCTCAGATGCTGCCCTGGGTACACTACATCCCTGTCAAACAGGACCTCTCTGACCTCAG GGAACTGCTACAGTTTGTGAAAGAAAACGATGACCTTGCTCAAGAGATTGCCGTTAG GGGTCAGTGGTTCATCCTGGACCACCTGAGGATGGAGGATGTGTTCTGTTACTGGGAGAGACTCCTCACTGAGTTTGGTGGGCTGCTCAAGTACAAACTCCAGAGGAGGACTAACTACAATCAGATCATCCACAAGCATAGGAGGACAGAACTGTGA